One genomic segment of Sanyastnella coralliicola includes these proteins:
- a CDS encoding tetratricopeptide repeat protein — protein MRRTLTNAGFFLALFCFPLLSIAQTSDEYIKMKADSAWDYILWTETRPDAMRIADELAEIGEKEGIFKAKINAVQIKGENFFYSPYLDSALYYYHIAYDLATKEGDTNEMAYSAVSLGVTHTDMGQEDSALFWLNDAQQIREMRKDTANLLFVLSKKGWLLNMADRHDEAMEVYLYSYDLAVASKDTLELASAMLGMGILHKRQENFASAEESLLESIVLSESINDPYSAAAARGNLGLLYKSMGKYEEAYELYAPIIALYEEAQFTEGLMSAHGNRAIISNLMGDPDNALIEARRALKYNELRGRDEKAADYINEISKAKLSLGELDSALYYGEQALALAQDGLMFERKRDIHLTLSDVYSARGEDKLALESFKLQAAMNDSIFELERSKEVLALREEFDSLKREQEIQRLESEKEMERLQRNTLIAILVVVVLLSSVIIVREVGRRRKAKELHEAEIQVANLERGRLEDQLEFKNRELTSSALHLAQKNELLAQINQELKELEKKSNEQSETRALTQKIDFDKRIDNNWDEFTRTFTDINASFFANLQAQYGSLSKGELRLAALLKMNLSSKQIATILSISEDGVKKSRYRLRKKMELESNESLESVILAIT, from the coding sequence ATGCGCCGTACCCTAACCAACGCCGGATTTTTTCTGGCTCTTTTTTGTTTTCCTCTTCTTTCCATCGCCCAAACATCTGATGAATACATCAAGATGAAAGCTGACTCAGCATGGGATTACATCTTGTGGACAGAAACACGTCCTGATGCCATGCGCATTGCAGATGAACTCGCGGAGATTGGAGAGAAAGAGGGCATCTTCAAAGCAAAGATCAATGCGGTTCAGATTAAGGGCGAGAACTTTTTTTACAGTCCGTATCTCGACAGCGCCCTTTATTACTACCACATAGCCTATGACCTCGCCACGAAAGAGGGAGATACGAATGAAATGGCGTACTCAGCGGTTTCGTTGGGGGTTACGCATACCGATATGGGTCAAGAAGACTCGGCGTTGTTTTGGTTAAACGATGCACAGCAGATTCGTGAAATGCGCAAAGACACCGCGAACCTACTATTCGTTTTGTCCAAGAAAGGCTGGTTGTTAAACATGGCAGATCGCCATGATGAAGCGATGGAGGTCTACCTCTACTCCTACGATTTAGCCGTGGCAAGTAAGGATACGCTTGAGCTGGCCAGTGCGATGTTGGGTATGGGTATTCTTCATAAGCGGCAAGAGAATTTCGCTAGCGCGGAAGAAAGCCTCCTTGAATCGATAGTATTGAGTGAATCAATCAATGATCCTTACAGTGCGGCTGCAGCTCGAGGGAACCTTGGACTACTCTATAAATCCATGGGTAAGTACGAAGAAGCTTACGAGCTCTATGCTCCCATCATTGCGTTGTACGAAGAAGCACAATTCACTGAAGGTCTCATGAGTGCCCATGGTAACCGCGCCATTATCAGCAACCTCATGGGAGACCCGGATAATGCGTTAATCGAAGCGAGAAGGGCCCTCAAGTACAATGAGCTACGAGGACGAGATGAAAAGGCGGCAGACTACATCAATGAAATCAGTAAGGCCAAGTTATCGCTCGGAGAGTTGGACAGTGCGCTGTACTACGGTGAGCAAGCACTAGCCTTGGCACAAGATGGATTGATGTTCGAACGCAAACGCGATATCCACTTGACCTTGAGTGATGTCTATTCCGCCAGAGGCGAGGATAAACTAGCCTTAGAATCATTCAAACTACAGGCAGCGATGAACGACTCCATCTTCGAATTGGAGCGTTCAAAAGAGGTCTTGGCCCTACGCGAAGAATTCGATTCGTTGAAGAGAGAACAAGAAATTCAACGGCTTGAAAGTGAAAAGGAAATGGAACGTCTCCAACGGAATACCTTGATCGCCATTTTGGTAGTGGTGGTGTTATTGTCTTCCGTGATTATCGTTCGTGAAGTCGGACGTCGCAGAAAAGCCAAAGAACTGCACGAGGCTGAAATCCAAGTAGCAAATCTTGAACGCGGACGACTAGAAGATCAGCTCGAGTTTAAGAACCGAGAATTGACTTCATCAGCATTACACTTGGCGCAAAAAAATGAGCTCTTGGCGCAGATTAACCAAGAGCTCAAAGAGTTAGAGAAGAAGAGTAATGAACAGAGTGAAACAAGGGCGCTCACGCAGAAAATCGACTTCGATAAACGCATCGACAATAACTGGGACGAGTTCACCCGTACGTTTACGGATATAAATGCGTCATTCTTCGCCAATCTTCAAGCTCAGTATGGGAGCTTGAGTAAAGGTGAGTTGCGCCTTGCTGCTCTGTTGAAGATGAACCTTAGTTCGAAGCAGATTGCCACCATTCTTTCGATTTCTGAAGACGGTGTTAAGAAATCCAGGTACCGTCTGAGAAAGAAAATGGAGCTAGAATCGAACGAAAGTCTAGAGTCAGTGATCTTGGCGATTACTTAA
- a CDS encoding arylamine N-acetyltransferase family protein: MDTSLIHKKYAARLGMAIPKSADLKLLMDLHRRHQEVIPFENIDIRNQQPLSLEWHDLVAKILDQSRGGFCYELNYLFCLLLRQSHFRVRMISARVFSKSGDLGPEFDHLALMVAHGGKKYLVDVGFGSFSSIPLVIEEGMIQEDQGEYYRISRFDRRYMVVEHSRNRRHWKSLYLFTLVPRTIEEFAPMFRYHQHSPESIFTQGTLATLRTANGRVTLTHDKLVVTNGDERSVKRIEPSEFQAYYQEHFNTFGMHSESVL; the protein is encoded by the coding sequence ATGGATACCTCTCTCATCCATAAAAAGTATGCAGCTCGACTCGGCATGGCTATACCGAAATCGGCTGATCTGAAGTTGCTGATGGATCTTCATCGGCGACATCAGGAAGTCATTCCTTTTGAGAATATTGATATCAGAAATCAGCAGCCTCTCAGTCTGGAATGGCACGACTTGGTGGCCAAGATCCTTGATCAGAGTAGGGGTGGTTTCTGTTACGAACTCAATTACTTGTTTTGTTTGCTCCTTCGTCAATCGCACTTTCGAGTACGTATGATCAGTGCCAGGGTGTTTTCGAAATCTGGAGATCTCGGACCTGAGTTTGATCACCTGGCGTTGATGGTGGCGCATGGGGGGAAGAAGTACCTGGTAGACGTAGGCTTCGGATCATTCTCAAGCATACCTCTTGTGATTGAAGAAGGAATGATCCAAGAAGATCAAGGGGAGTACTATCGCATCAGTCGCTTTGATCGAAGATATATGGTGGTAGAGCATTCACGAAATCGTCGTCATTGGAAGTCATTGTATCTCTTCACCTTGGTGCCTCGAACGATTGAAGAGTTTGCACCGATGTTCAGGTATCACCAGCATTCGCCAGAGAGTATTTTCACACAAGGCACCTTAGCTACCCTGCGAACTGCAAACGGAAGAGTCACATTAACCCATGATAAGCTAGTGGTGACCAATGGGGATGAACGCTCTGTGAAGCGAATTGAGCCTTCTGAATTTCAAGCTTACTATCAAGAGCATTTCAACACTTTCGGAATGCACTCTGAATCAGTACTGTAA
- a CDS encoding gamma carbonic anhydrase family protein: MIIECQGKTPELGKDCFIAPNATLIGELTAGNQCSFWFNAVVRADVHFIKLGDRVNVQDGAIIHCTYKKAATTIGNDVSIGHNAIVHGCTIDDHVLIGMGSIVMDGCHVSSGSIIAAGAVLKEGTQVGPGEIWAGVPAKKVKEMDAGQSIERLQQLASNYVMYGSWFK, encoded by the coding sequence ATGATCATAGAATGTCAAGGCAAAACCCCTGAACTAGGAAAAGACTGTTTCATTGCTCCTAACGCCACGCTGATTGGAGAACTTACGGCGGGTAACCAATGCAGCTTTTGGTTCAATGCCGTCGTTCGCGCTGACGTCCACTTTATCAAGCTCGGAGACCGCGTAAATGTGCAAGATGGTGCGATCATTCACTGTACTTACAAGAAGGCCGCGACCACCATTGGCAACGATGTGAGCATCGGCCATAACGCAATTGTGCACGGCTGCACCATTGATGATCATGTGCTTATCGGCATGGGCAGCATCGTTATGGATGGATGCCATGTTTCATCCGGATCGATCATTGCCGCTGGGGCTGTATTGAAAGAAGGAACACAAGTAGGGCCCGGTGAAATTTGGGCTGGTGTTCCAGCCAAGAAGGTCAAAGAAATGGATGCAGGTCAGTCTATTGAGCGTTTGCAGCAACTTGCTTCCAATTACGTCATGTATGGTAGCTGGTTCAAGTGA
- the murI gene encoding glutamate racemase has translation MEAPIGIFDSGIGGLTVANAIRKKLPNESLVYFGDTAHLPYGDKSPELIRHYAARIAHFLSDQGCKMIVIACNTASSHAFQTVKDVVGPNVPVINVIDPVVNEVVDRYQGKKVGIIGTKGTVDSRIYPRRIKKADASVKVASLATPLLAPMIEEGFFRNTISQSIIHNYLEKKSLSEIQALILGCTHYPLIKREVKAFYDGKVEILDSPGIVASAIAKTLKEHQLESQRKADYRFIVSDKTSSFEKSTRIFFKERISLEELRIWD, from the coding sequence ATGGAAGCACCAATTGGCATCTTTGATTCAGGAATTGGCGGTTTGACCGTAGCCAATGCCATTCGCAAGAAATTGCCGAATGAGTCTTTGGTGTACTTCGGCGATACCGCCCACCTCCCGTATGGTGACAAGTCTCCTGAATTGATTCGTCATTATGCTGCGCGCATTGCTCACTTTCTTTCTGATCAAGGGTGTAAGATGATTGTCATCGCCTGTAACACGGCCTCATCACATGCCTTTCAAACAGTCAAAGATGTCGTTGGTCCTAATGTACCGGTGATCAATGTGATTGATCCGGTAGTCAACGAAGTCGTGGATCGTTATCAGGGAAAGAAAGTGGGAATCATCGGAACAAAAGGAACAGTGGATTCACGCATCTATCCGCGGAGAATCAAGAAGGCAGATGCTTCGGTAAAAGTAGCTTCGCTGGCAACACCACTACTTGCCCCGATGATTGAAGAGGGATTCTTCCGGAATACAATTAGTCAATCCATCATCCATAATTACCTCGAGAAGAAATCACTGAGCGAGATTCAGGCATTGATACTTGGCTGCACGCACTATCCTTTGATTAAGCGTGAGGTGAAGGCTTTTTATGATGGTAAAGTAGAAATCCTCGACTCTCCAGGGATAGTCGCTTCCGCGATAGCGAAAACACTAAAAGAACACCAACTCGAAAGCCAGCGCAAAGCAGATTACCGGTTCATCGTATCTGATAAGACCTCTTCATTCGAAAAAAGCACGCGCATCTTCTTCAAAGAGCGCATTAGCCTGGAAGAACTTCGGATTTGGGATTGA
- a CDS encoding OmpH family outer membrane protein produces the protein MKRTLLLTIFTALLAVPTLAQKFGHIDSSALLASMPETTEIQGKIEQEALVYEQELQNMQASFQAKYEEYQQKVNTWPDAIRSSKEVELQNLQQGIQDFSVTAQQDLAKLEETLLTPMLDRAKEAIEAVGKENGFTYIFDTSTGVTVYNGGEDVMDLVKAKLGME, from the coding sequence ATGAAGCGCACGCTTTTACTCACCATTTTTACTGCACTACTTGCAGTTCCAACTCTAGCGCAGAAGTTCGGACACATTGATTCGAGCGCATTGTTGGCAAGCATGCCTGAAACAACTGAGATCCAAGGTAAGATCGAACAAGAGGCGCTTGTTTACGAACAAGAGCTTCAGAACATGCAGGCATCATTCCAAGCGAAGTACGAAGAGTACCAGCAGAAAGTGAACACTTGGCCGGATGCAATCCGCAGCTCGAAAGAGGTTGAATTGCAAAACCTACAGCAAGGAATTCAAGACTTCTCTGTGACAGCTCAGCAAGACCTTGCAAAATTGGAAGAGACACTATTGACACCAATGCTCGACCGCGCGAAAGAAGCGATTGAGGCCGTTGGTAAAGAGAACGGATTCACTTACATCTTCGATACATCGACTGGTGTAACCGTGTACAACGGAGGTGAAGACGTGATGGACTTGGTGAAAGCCAAGCTCGGAATGGAATAA
- a CDS encoding OmpH family outer membrane protein gives MKNILAAFAFLLLLPTMSSAQKFGYVDTDYILKHMPEYTEAQAELNRLAADWQVEIEAKYEAIRLLEESYKAEKVLLTQEMRQRREDEIRTKRMEAQEMQKAKFGVDGELFQKREELIKPVQDKLYEGIQKVADSRGYYVIFDKSNQSNMLYTNPKYDLSDDVIKKMGYTPGELVEDDKDGGGDKGGANSGGNKGNSGAAGGNRGGGGDTQMKRK, from the coding sequence ATGAAGAACATACTTGCAGCGTTTGCCTTTTTGCTACTCTTGCCGACGATGTCATCTGCCCAGAAGTTCGGATATGTAGATACCGACTACATTCTGAAGCACATGCCGGAATACACGGAAGCACAAGCTGAGTTGAACCGCCTTGCGGCTGACTGGCAAGTGGAGATCGAAGCGAAGTATGAAGCCATCCGTTTGTTGGAGGAATCATACAAAGCGGAGAAGGTGCTCCTTACACAGGAAATGCGTCAGCGTCGTGAAGATGAGATTCGCACGAAACGCATGGAAGCACAGGAAATGCAGAAGGCGAAATTCGGTGTGGATGGCGAACTTTTCCAGAAGCGAGAGGAACTGATCAAACCGGTTCAAGACAAGCTTTACGAAGGAATCCAAAAGGTGGCAGACAGCCGTGGATACTACGTAATCTTCGACAAGAGTAACCAGAGCAACATGCTCTACACCAACCCTAAATATGATCTCAGCGATGACGTGATCAAGAAGATGGGTTACACGCCAGGAGAACTGGTAGAAGACGATAAAGACGGAGGCGGCGACAAAGGTGGAGCCAACTCTGGAGGAAATAAGGGTAACTCAGGAGCTGCTGGCGGAAACCGCGGTGGTGGTGGAGACACTCAAATGAAAAGAAAATAG
- the bamA gene encoding outer membrane protein assembly factor BamA, whose translation MLRNVLIFLVCHVALFASAQVTRLGEVVDYSLPSTYTVAGVTVTGVEFSDVQAIKLFAGIQVGQEITVPGDDITQAIRNLWRQQLFSDISIYAAEVRGTEIFLVIDLKEMPRLGKYNFPGLKRSERESLRELLDLYSGRIVNENLIATTKKKIIDHYIDKGFLNADVTVTTEPYDQIENSVKMAIKVNKGQRVKISEINFVGVEEMSEKKLARSMKETKQKAWWRVFKSSKYIEESYEGDKEALIAKYNAKGFRNARIVSDSIYRTADNRIAIDITVDEGTQFYFRNIYFSGNTKYRSSQLDSILKIKSGDVYDAQMLETRLYMNPKGLDITSLYQDDGYLQFQAFPVEVLVENDSIDIEVRMYEGKQFRIGRVTVVGNTKTNDHVIYREIKTKPGALFSRTDIIRTQRELARLNYFNPEAFQVNPIQNDDEGTVDIEYVVEEKPSDQIELSGGWGGGRVVGTLGLSFTNFSLRRMFKKDAWRPIPSGDGQQLSIRAQSNGVFFQSYNLSFTEPWLGGKKPNSLTFGVYHSIQSNGQRRTIDGEANPLRQSLNITGASIGFGQRWKRPDDWFLMYAGISYQHFDLNNFQSFFSFANGKSNNLALNFSIQRNSVADPIFPTWGSNVKFSFKATAPYSFIRKNVLGEDVDYASMTDEEKFKWVEYHKWKFTANWYTPLTKGSEENNRKLVLNANFGMGVLGLYNSDIGLSPFERFYLGGVFLSGFVLDGREIVNLRGYDDLSVTYPNPNTGSPSIVKYGVELRYPLSTNPNATIYALSFLEAGNTWANVRDFNPFNVKRAGGVGLRIFLPMFGLLGLDYGWRLDDIPEVPNMTQGQFHFSIGMNLGEL comes from the coding sequence ATGCTTAGGAACGTCCTCATTTTCCTGGTATGTCATGTCGCCTTATTTGCTTCAGCGCAGGTAACCCGCCTCGGTGAAGTAGTTGATTATAGTTTGCCATCTACCTACACTGTTGCCGGAGTTACCGTGACAGGTGTGGAATTCAGTGATGTGCAAGCCATCAAACTTTTTGCTGGGATTCAAGTAGGTCAAGAGATTACCGTACCTGGTGACGATATCACACAGGCCATTAGAAATCTTTGGCGTCAGCAGCTTTTTAGCGATATCTCGATTTACGCCGCGGAAGTTCGTGGTACCGAGATCTTCTTGGTCATCGACTTGAAGGAGATGCCTCGACTGGGGAAATATAACTTCCCTGGTTTGAAACGCTCTGAGCGTGAAAGCCTGCGAGAGCTACTTGATCTTTACTCTGGACGAATTGTCAATGAAAACTTGATAGCTACTACCAAGAAGAAGATCATTGATCACTACATCGATAAAGGATTCTTGAACGCTGACGTGACGGTGACCACAGAGCCGTATGACCAGATTGAGAATAGCGTGAAGATGGCCATCAAGGTGAATAAAGGCCAGCGCGTGAAGATTTCTGAAATCAACTTTGTTGGGGTTGAAGAGATGAGCGAGAAGAAACTAGCTCGTTCAATGAAAGAAACCAAGCAGAAGGCTTGGTGGCGGGTGTTCAAGAGCTCAAAGTACATTGAGGAGAGCTACGAAGGAGACAAGGAAGCCCTCATTGCGAAGTATAACGCGAAAGGTTTCCGCAATGCGCGTATTGTTTCTGATAGCATTTACCGCACCGCTGATAATCGCATTGCCATTGACATCACCGTAGATGAAGGAACGCAGTTCTACTTCAGAAACATCTACTTCAGTGGTAACACGAAATACAGAAGTTCGCAGCTTGATTCGATCCTAAAAATCAAATCAGGGGACGTTTACGACGCACAGATGTTGGAAACGCGTCTCTACATGAACCCGAAAGGACTAGACATCACAAGTCTTTACCAGGATGATGGATACCTCCAGTTCCAGGCGTTCCCAGTAGAAGTATTGGTTGAGAATGACTCGATCGATATTGAAGTGAGAATGTACGAGGGTAAGCAGTTCCGCATTGGACGAGTGACTGTGGTAGGAAATACCAAGACAAACGATCACGTAATTTACCGCGAGATCAAGACCAAGCCAGGAGCCCTCTTCTCTAGAACAGATATCATTCGTACACAGCGAGAGCTTGCGCGATTGAATTACTTCAACCCGGAAGCCTTCCAGGTGAATCCAATCCAGAACGATGATGAAGGAACGGTAGACATTGAATACGTAGTTGAAGAAAAACCTTCCGATCAGATTGAGCTTTCTGGTGGTTGGGGTGGAGGCCGTGTGGTGGGTACCCTCGGTTTGAGCTTCACCAACTTCTCACTTCGTCGCATGTTCAAGAAAGATGCTTGGCGCCCAATCCCTTCAGGTGACGGACAGCAATTGAGCATTCGAGCGCAGTCGAACGGGGTGTTCTTCCAGAGCTACAACCTGTCATTTACTGAGCCTTGGTTGGGTGGTAAGAAGCCGAACTCATTAACCTTCGGTGTTTATCACTCAATACAGAGTAACGGACAGCGACGTACGATTGATGGCGAAGCCAACCCGCTGCGTCAGTCATTGAATATTACAGGAGCTAGCATCGGTTTCGGACAGCGTTGGAAGCGTCCAGATGACTGGTTCTTGATGTACGCTGGAATTAGCTACCAGCACTTTGACCTGAATAACTTCCAGAGTTTCTTCTCATTCGCGAACGGTAAATCGAACAACTTGGCATTGAACTTCTCAATCCAACGTAACTCGGTAGCCGATCCGATCTTCCCGACCTGGGGGTCGAATGTGAAGTTTAGCTTTAAGGCCACTGCGCCATACTCATTCATCCGCAAGAACGTTCTTGGAGAAGATGTTGACTACGCATCAATGACCGATGAAGAGAAGTTCAAATGGGTAGAGTACCACAAGTGGAAGTTCACTGCGAACTGGTACACGCCACTGACGAAAGGTAGCGAGGAAAACAACCGCAAGCTGGTCCTCAACGCGAACTTCGGTATGGGTGTTCTCGGACTTTACAACAGCGACATTGGTCTTTCACCTTTCGAACGATTCTACCTCGGAGGGGTCTTCCTTTCTGGTTTCGTACTTGACGGACGTGAAATCGTAAACCTTCGTGGGTACGATGACCTTTCTGTGACCTACCCGAACCCTAATACAGGTTCACCATCGATTGTGAAGTACGGAGTTGAACTCCGCTACCCACTTTCAACGAATCCGAACGCAACTATTTACGCACTTAGCTTCTTGGAGGCAGGTAATACATGGGCAAATGTTCGTGACTTCAACCCGTTCAATGTAAAGAGAGCAGGGGGTGTTGGTCTTCGAATCTTCCTACCAATGTTCGGTCTACTCGGACTGGATTACGGATGGAGATTGGACGACATTCCAGAAGTCCCAAATATGACCCAAGGACAGTTCCATTTCAGCATTGGCATGAATCTTGGAGAACTGTGA
- a CDS encoding isoprenyl transferase has product MGEIEGIDQNNIPQHVAIIMDGNGRWAREKGQERIFGHFNGVESVRSALKGARKLGVNYLTLYAFSTENWNRPQEEVAALMDLLVQTIVDEVSELDQNDVRLRAIGALDSLPPKAKLQLEAAMERTASNKGIQLVLALSYSARWEIVEAVRSIVASGVKANEIDEELITKHLTTQDIPDPELMIRTSGEQRISNFLLWQIAYAELYFTPKFWPDFRESDLYDAIKAYQQRQRRFGKTAEQITLTNEEK; this is encoded by the coding sequence ATGGGGGAGATCGAGGGCATTGATCAGAATAATATTCCGCAGCATGTCGCCATTATTATGGACGGCAATGGACGTTGGGCTCGTGAAAAAGGCCAAGAACGCATCTTTGGCCATTTTAATGGGGTTGAATCAGTGCGCTCTGCGCTGAAAGGAGCACGCAAACTGGGCGTGAACTACCTCACACTCTATGCATTTTCTACGGAGAACTGGAACCGTCCTCAAGAGGAGGTTGCAGCCCTCATGGATCTGCTCGTTCAAACCATCGTTGATGAGGTGAGCGAACTCGATCAAAATGATGTGCGTTTACGCGCTATTGGCGCGTTAGACAGCCTTCCGCCGAAGGCAAAGCTTCAGCTCGAAGCGGCCATGGAACGCACTGCATCAAACAAAGGAATTCAATTGGTTTTGGCATTGAGCTACAGTGCACGTTGGGAAATCGTGGAAGCGGTTCGCTCGATCGTAGCCTCTGGAGTGAAAGCCAATGAGATCGATGAAGAATTGATCACCAAGCACCTAACAACACAGGATATACCAGACCCGGAACTGATGATCAGAACCAGTGGTGAACAACGTATAAGTAACTTTTTGCTGTGGCAAATCGCTTATGCAGAGTTGTACTTCACTCCGAAATTCTGGCCGGATTTCCGCGAAAGCGATCTTTACGACGCGATCAAGGCTTACCAACAGCGCCAACGACGTTTCGGGAAGACAGCAGAACAGATCACTCTAACGAACGAAGAAAAGTAA
- a CDS encoding DUF6089 family protein, with product MRLIVAFISSLFLLTAGIDLSAQGKKFETSREFGLVAGTSYYIGDINPYQHFNGTLRVGGGAMYRENLDKRWSIKGQVFYGTIEATDADSDDLWQQNRNLSFRNEIIEGSVTVELNYVDYQIGNRKDPISPYVFLGLGYYSHKPQANYLGRWYELQPLGTEGQGTSEGEAPYSLNGVSIPFGVGLKANLFSIVAISLEWGMRKTYTDYLDDVSTTYANPAVLADESGELAVILSDRSLGLEGDLENNAGLQRGDPGRRDWFNFTTVTLSIRLGKPPTSCWNQ from the coding sequence ATGCGTTTAATTGTCGCTTTCATATCATCTTTATTTCTGCTAACCGCAGGAATTGATCTCTCCGCTCAAGGAAAGAAGTTCGAAACCAGTCGAGAATTCGGTTTGGTAGCTGGTACTTCATACTACATCGGAGACATCAACCCATACCAACACTTCAACGGAACGTTACGAGTAGGTGGAGGCGCGATGTACCGAGAGAATCTAGACAAGCGTTGGTCTATCAAGGGCCAAGTATTCTACGGAACCATCGAAGCAACAGACGCTGATAGTGACGATCTCTGGCAACAAAACCGTAACCTGAGTTTCCGAAACGAAATCATTGAAGGTTCTGTAACGGTAGAGTTGAACTACGTGGACTATCAAATTGGAAACCGTAAGGATCCAATTTCCCCTTACGTTTTTCTTGGTCTTGGGTACTACTCACACAAGCCGCAAGCGAACTACTTAGGACGTTGGTACGAGCTTCAGCCATTAGGAACAGAAGGTCAAGGAACCTCTGAAGGAGAAGCGCCATACAGTTTGAATGGAGTGTCAATTCCATTCGGTGTTGGACTAAAAGCCAACCTGTTCAGCATTGTAGCCATCTCTCTAGAATGGGGGATGCGCAAGACATACACCGATTATCTTGACGACGTGTCAACCACTTATGCGAATCCAGCTGTTCTGGCTGACGAAAGTGGAGAGCTCGCAGTCATCCTTTCAGACCGCAGTTTAGGACTCGAGGGAGACCTTGAGAACAACGCCGGACTGCAGCGAGGAGACCCGGGTAGACGCGATTGGTTCAATTTCACCACTGTAACCCTTTCCATCCGTTTAGGAAAGCCCCCAACAAGCTGTTGGAATCAGTAA
- a CDS encoding NAD kinase: MKLAVFGKRFETEYIDAITGLLDMLVIRGHDLLVGERFSRFLNEIGIALPAKAEIFHDHTEIEGADVMISIGGDGTLLDTLGVIRDKDIPVLGINTGRLGFLSNIPTDEIGQAIDALENKEYKIDERSLIKVDCPDLTDIDFPYALNEVTIHKKEDASMVTVDAYKDDKFINTYWADGLIVATPTGSTAYSLSCGGPIVMPGSENFILTPIAPHNLNVRPLVVPNDCKIRLRAEGRAEEFLLTLDSHSYSLKAGAQVVLSTAAFRMKLIDMEDQHFFQTIRNKLLWGIDRRN, encoded by the coding sequence ATGAAGCTCGCAGTCTTTGGTAAACGCTTCGAAACCGAGTACATCGATGCCATAACTGGTCTACTCGATATGCTCGTGATTAGAGGGCATGATCTTCTCGTTGGAGAGCGATTTAGTCGTTTCTTGAATGAGATCGGAATCGCGCTTCCTGCGAAAGCAGAAATATTCCACGACCATACAGAAATCGAAGGGGCAGATGTCATGATCTCCATTGGAGGTGATGGAACCTTGCTTGATACCCTCGGTGTTATCCGAGACAAAGACATTCCTGTGCTTGGTATCAATACAGGACGTCTCGGGTTCCTTTCGAACATTCCAACAGATGAAATCGGCCAGGCCATTGATGCGCTAGAGAACAAAGAGTACAAAATCGATGAGCGTTCTTTGATCAAGGTTGATTGTCCTGATCTCACAGATATTGATTTCCCATATGCGCTCAACGAAGTGACGATCCACAAAAAGGAAGATGCTTCGATGGTGACAGTGGATGCCTATAAAGACGATAAGTTCATCAATACCTATTGGGCAGATGGGCTGATCGTGGCCACACCAACAGGGTCTACGGCTTACAGCTTAAGTTGTGGAGGTCCGATTGTGATGCCAGGGTCTGAAAATTTCATCCTTACTCCAATTGCACCGCACAATTTGAATGTTCGTCCACTGGTAGTGCCGAATGATTGTAAAATTCGTTTGCGTGCTGAAGGACGAGCAGAAGAATTCCTTCTAACCTTGGATTCGCATAGTTATAGCTTGAAGGCTGGAGCCCAGGTAGTCCTTTCTACAGCGGCTTTCCGGATGAAATTGATCGATATGGAAGATCAGCATTTCTTCCAGACGATTCGCAATAAGTTACTGTGGGGAATTGATCGAAGGAATTAA